ATGAACATGGAGGAAGATTTAGTTCCTTTGAGTAAAGAAATAAATTATACGAAAGCGTTTCTTCTTTTGCAAAAGGAACGCTTTGGCGAAAATCTTGATTACACCATAGATGTCGATGAAAACGTCCAAGAGGTTCAGGTTCCCAAAATGATTTTGCAGCCGATTATTGAAAATTATTTTAAACATGGGTTTGATAGTCGTGAAGGTGTTGGGAGCATCCGGCTAAAGTGCTACAGGGAGAGCGATGAGCTTGTCATGAAAATAAGCGACAATGGAATCGGAGTGACGGAAAACAGGTTAAATGAGATATATGAGCATTTTAAAGCTGAAGCATTGAATAAAAAAGGAAAAGAAACAAATATAGGGCTGAAAAATGTATATGTCCGGCTAAAGCTCTATTATAATCTGCAGGCTGATTTAAAGCTTGAAAATCAAGAAGAAGGAGGCTTTATGGTAACCATGAGGCTGCCTATATGGATGGAAGGTGAAGGAAATGAAAGCAATCATCATTGATGATGAAAAGCATGTTCGTGAAGGTCTGCTTTTATTGGCGGATTGGGATAGGCACGGAATTCACACCATTCTTGAGGCTGAGGATGGCGAGGAAGCGGTAAAGCTGATCACAGAGCACAGGCCGGAAATCATTTTTACGGATATGAGTATGCCAAGAAGAGATGGTATAAGTCTGTTAAAATGGCTATATTCCGCTGATTTAGGCAGCAAAACGATTGTCGTAAGCGGATATGATGACTTTGATTATATGCGAAATGCCATTGCTTACAAGAGCTTTGATTATATTTTAAAGCCCATTGAGCCGGATGTCTTAAATGAAACATTGGAACGGGCTGTGACAGAATGGAAAGAGCAGGCGCGTTCCCGAAACTCTCAGGCTGAGGAAAGCCGGGTTATGAATGAAGTGAAGCCGCTCTATTGGGACCAGCTGTTCTCGGGCATCTGTACAAAAAAGGAAATACCGCAATCAGCAGAAGAGAAAATTGAAAAAGAATTTGGCATTTCAATGACGCTCGCTGAAAAAACAGCTGCCATCCTTCCAATAAAAGCAATTGTCATGAAATCATTCCAGGGTGATTATGAGCTTGCCTATTCTGCCCTTTCAAACATGTTCAGCGGAATATTAAGAAAACAGAATGACGGTGTTTGTTTCAGGAACATTAATAAGGAAGCAGAGCTTGTTATCCTCTTTTGGAAGAATAAGAATGTGACCTATCTTTCAGAAGAAATCAGCGCTTTAATTTATCATTCTTATAAAATCAATTGTATTCTTGCTTTGGGAAAAAGATCGATTGATTTAAGCGAAGCCTATGATTCTTCTGAACAAGTATATATAAAACATAATTTATTGAGTAAGCAAAAGATTGTGACAAGTAATGAGGTTGATTTAAAGCCGCTTCTTCATCTGTTTGATTTTTCAAATGAACTGAAATGGGCGCTTAAATCGGGCAGTGCTGCCCAGGCGGAAATACAGCTGGATCAAATTTTCACCAAGCTGATCAATGATCATACACTGTCGCTGGAGCAGATTAAACTATGGGAAAATCAATTTGACTTATTGAGAAGCAATTGGATCAAAGAATATGAGGTCCATCATCATCCGGCTTTTTATTCTGGTACGGATTATTGGAAGGAAGACGGTTCTTTTTCTTTTGAAAAGTTCAAAGAAGAAAAGAAAAAAGAATTCGGTCAGCTAATCAAATTTCTCTCTAATGTGAAGTATCAGAAAGAAAAAAACAACATGCAGCAAATTGAAGAATACCTGCAGCAGCATTATCAGGAGGATATCAATCTCCAGGATATTGCCGATCGGTTTTTCTTAAGCCGTGAATACATTTCAAGGAAATTCAAACAGGATTATCATGCAACACTAACAGATTATCTGACAAATATCCGCATGGAAAAAGCAAAAAAGCTGCTTGAGAATCCTTATTTAAAAATATATGAAGTGGCATATGGTGTAGGTTATCAAAATGAAAAGTACTTCAGTAAGGTGTTTAAGAAACAAGTTGGGGTTACACCAAATGAATACCGGCATTCCCTGACTTCTAAACCGTAATTGAGGATAGAGAAAAAGCAGAAATTCCTGTTTTTTCTTTATCGTAATTTCGACAAAATGTGATTTTTTATGTTGAAGAAGGGTACATTTTTTGCTATAATATCTTTATTACCTTTTGCGGGTGTAGTTTAATGGTAAAACTCTAGCCTTCCAAGCTAATGTCGTGGGTTCGATTCCCATCACCCGCTCCATACATATACAACGCAGTGTTTCGTTTTTTGACAAACGGGGCATTGCGTTTTTTATATTTTTGTTAAAAACGAAACCCCTCCCTGCAAATCAGGGAGGGAATGCTATGTACGCTGCTTTATTTAACTAAGCTGTATTTTCCTTCTCCTCCATGAATCTGAATGAACATTTTCGTTAATGATGATAACATTTCATCCGCATTTTCATCATTCATGCTTGGCTGGAGATAGATTAAGTGAAGTGCGTTTACCGTTTTTTCAGTGACAGCTGTCCGCTTTGAGTCCACATAAGGGCTTCCAAAGGCACCTTTCTCATCTGCTGAAAGCAGTTTTCCGTTCATGGAGACATCCCGTCCATTGATGGCCATATAAACATCAGATTCCTTGCCAACTCTGATTTCAATATTCCCGGACAGCTTATCGATATCGTAAATGCCGAATGGGATTTGATGCTGCAGAGAGAAGAAGTTATTTAAATCGACGGCTGA
The window above is part of the Metabacillus dongyingensis genome. Proteins encoded here:
- a CDS encoding response regulator transcription factor yields the protein MKAIIIDDEKHVREGLLLLADWDRHGIHTILEAEDGEEAVKLITEHRPEIIFTDMSMPRRDGISLLKWLYSADLGSKTIVVSGYDDFDYMRNAIAYKSFDYILKPIEPDVLNETLERAVTEWKEQARSRNSQAEESRVMNEVKPLYWDQLFSGICTKKEIPQSAEEKIEKEFGISMTLAEKTAAILPIKAIVMKSFQGDYELAYSALSNMFSGILRKQNDGVCFRNINKEAELVILFWKNKNVTYLSEEISALIYHSYKINCILALGKRSIDLSEAYDSSEQVYIKHNLLSKQKIVTSNEVDLKPLLHLFDFSNELKWALKSGSAAQAEIQLDQIFTKLINDHTLSLEQIKLWENQFDLLRSNWIKEYEVHHHPAFYSGTDYWKEDGSFSFEKFKEEKKKEFGQLIKFLSNVKYQKEKNNMQQIEEYLQQHYQEDINLQDIADRFFLSREYISRKFKQDYHATLTDYLTNIRMEKAKKLLENPYLKIYEVAYGVGYQNEKYFSKVFKKQVGVTPNEYRHSLTSKP
- a CDS encoding B3/4 domain-containing protein; translated protein: MEISISPQIKQHFPEFKLGVIEYTAISVSESPQMLKGRMRLFQESIFFEMEDKKVQDLKPIQEWRSIFKKLGADPGRYRPSSEALYRRIQKQQYLEPIHSAVDLNNFFSLQHQIPFGIYDIDKLSGNIEIRVGKESDVYMAINGRDVSMNGKLLSADEKGAFGSPYVDSKRTAVTEKTVNALHLIYLQPSMNDENADEMLSSLTKMFIQIHGGEGKYSLVK